The genomic stretch GTTGCGCCGCCACCCTTGCCGCCTCGACAGCGCCGCCGGTGATCTCGGCCCCGGCCAAATCCAAACTGTCCAGATCATGGCCGCCGCCCTCCAGACCGGCAGTCAGCAGCGCCAGAATATCAGCTGCCGAAAATCGTCCCGTTTCAAAGCGCTGTACCAGCGCCACAAGCGATCCCTCCTGCAGCTGCTGTTCCAGCCGCGCCAGTGCGCCGAGGGTGAGACGCAGCACATGGGGGCTGTCGTTGATGACCAGCGTCACCTCACCGCGCCAGGGGTTTTCAAGCTGTTGTTGCATGGCTCACGCCGCCGTAAAGCTGAGCGCGCCAGCGCTGGCCAGGGAGAGCTCATAGGTGGCTTCGCCATTATGGCTGCCCACATAGTCCAGCGCGGTCACCTGAAACGGCCCCTCAACGGTGCCAAAGTCCGGCACCACCACCTGGCAATCCGGCGTCACCCCGTCAAAGAACAGCTGGCGCGCCCGCTCATCCGTGGTTTCATCGCGAAACACCCCCGACCCCGAGATTGAGGCAGAGCGCACCCCAGCCCCCGCCAGCAGCTCGCGCCAGCCACCCTGGCTTTCGAGACTGGTGACATCGACAGTTTCGGCATTAAAGCTGATCCGCGTGGCGCGCAGCCCCGCCAGAGTTTCAAACTGACCATCGCCGGTCATATCCACCTTGATCAACAGATCCTTGCCATTTTGGGTAGCCATGACAGCGCTCCCTTTCTAACTGAGTAAGTGTGTAT from Phaeobacter sp. G2 encodes the following:
- a CDS encoding gene transfer agent family protein — translated: MQQQLENPWRGEVTLVINDSPHVLRLTLGALARLEQQLQEGSLVALVQRFETGRFSAADILALLTAGLEGGGHDLDSLDLAGAEITGGAVEAARVAAQLLARSFSLPTEAQGQEAAL
- a CDS encoding phage major tail protein, TP901-1 family: MATQNGKDLLIKVDMTGDGQFETLAGLRATRISFNAETVDVTSLESQGGWRELLAGAGVRSASISGSGVFRDETTDERARQLFFDGVTPDCQVVVPDFGTVEGPFQVTALDYVGSHNGEATYELSLASAGALSFTAA